The following coding sequences lie in one Balneolaceae bacterium genomic window:
- a CDS encoding competence/damage-inducible protein A: MTAEIISIGDELLLGDTVNTNASWLGRTLSGRGLQVRRVHTVGDRQELIRDCLEEALSRPGLVVATGGLGPTHDDVTKQAVAELFDCELRLHKPTLDFIRKVFDRRGIPFTRSNYHQAEVPEAAEVLFNTHGTAPGLWLERGEARLAVLPGVPHEMRHLVNEKVLPRLEQEGWAASQPHTCYLVTAGIGESTLSDEVLGDLSPWLGGELSLAFLPGVEGVCLRVTGGTGDPQEGAREMEPLLKRIRERAGEHLVGEGREESLARRVGELLRERELHIATAESCTGGRICDTLTDVPGSSDYVRGGIVAYDNEVKQQQLDVDPGVLREYGAVSRAVALQMAQGAATRLRADIGLSATGIAGPEGGTPDKPVGTVWVGYWSKERHFAFRACFTDDRQVNKDRTVAVALDAVRRTLTGASSLPYGMQSESA; the protein is encoded by the coding sequence ATGACCGCAGAAATTATAAGCATCGGTGACGAGCTTTTGCTCGGCGACACCGTCAACACCAACGCCTCATGGCTGGGTCGCACGCTGTCGGGGCGGGGCCTCCAGGTGCGCCGGGTGCATACGGTGGGCGATAGGCAGGAGCTAATCCGGGACTGCCTGGAGGAGGCGCTCTCCCGGCCCGGTCTGGTGGTGGCAACCGGGGGACTGGGACCGACCCACGACGACGTGACCAAACAGGCGGTGGCCGAACTCTTCGACTGTGAGCTGCGCCTGCACAAGCCCACCCTCGATTTCATACGCAAGGTCTTCGACCGACGCGGCATTCCCTTCACCCGCTCCAATTACCACCAGGCTGAGGTCCCGGAGGCGGCCGAAGTGCTCTTCAACACCCACGGTACGGCGCCCGGACTCTGGCTGGAGCGTGGAGAGGCGCGCCTGGCCGTGCTGCCGGGCGTGCCCCATGAGATGCGTCACCTGGTGAATGAAAAGGTGCTGCCCCGGCTCGAGCAGGAGGGTTGGGCCGCTTCTCAGCCGCATACCTGCTACCTTGTAACTGCGGGCATAGGCGAAAGTACCCTGAGCGACGAGGTGCTGGGCGACCTCTCCCCCTGGCTGGGAGGAGAGCTCAGCCTGGCTTTTCTGCCCGGTGTGGAAGGCGTGTGCCTGAGAGTGACCGGCGGCACAGGGGACCCTCAGGAGGGGGCCCGGGAGATGGAGCCCCTGCTGAAGCGCATCCGCGAGCGGGCGGGCGAGCACCTGGTGGGTGAGGGGAGGGAGGAGAGCCTGGCCCGCAGGGTGGGCGAGCTTCTGCGTGAGCGGGAGCTGCATATCGCCACGGCAGAGAGCTGCACGGGGGGGAGGATATGTGATACGCTTACCGACGTGCCGGGCAGTAGCGATTACGTGCGCGGGGGCATTGTAGCCTACGATAACGAGGTGAAGCAACAACAGCTGGATGTGGATCCCGGTGTACTGCGTGAGTATGGGGCGGTGAGCCGGGCGGTGGCCCTGCAGATGGCACAAGGGGCGGCGACGCGACTGCGAGCCGACATCGGCCTCTCCGCCACGGGCATCGCCGGTCCGGAGGGAGGCACCCCGGATAAGCCGGTGGGTACCGTCTGGGTGGGGTACTGGAGCAAGGAGCGTCACTTTGCATTTCGGGCCTGTTTCACCGACGACCGCCAGGTCAACAAGGACCGGACGGTTGCCGTGGCGCTGGACGCGGTGCGGCGCACCCTGACCGGGGCGAGCAGTCTGCCCTACGGAATGCAATCCGAATCCGCTTGA
- a CDS encoding permease-like cell division protein FtsX produces the protein MLGWRPFTSIFSLFIAVLLLGVLARVSWNAYEVGQSLQQSIDVEVFLEEMQASSRESLRSRLASERLVEGVTFISKDSAAAIFRREFGMEGAPMADLEFLPASFRLRMRAEVGVQQVDSLVAQVRSLEGVEEVEFNQQLLQMIQSRFRTVAVAGSGLGLLILLASLILVFNTIRLTIYAKRGLIRAMKLVGATNGFIRRPFVVEGVLQGLVAGGLAVAVAWALFQYAVPRYIPQFGVLSWPFGHWYWLCGGMLLLSVLMGLLGSQLGGAPLHTEDLHLRVGSPGRRPR, from the coding sequence GTGCTCGGCTGGCGGCCATTCACCTCCATTTTTTCACTTTTCATCGCCGTGCTGCTGCTGGGCGTACTGGCCCGAGTCTCCTGGAACGCCTACGAAGTGGGACAGAGCCTGCAGCAGTCTATCGACGTGGAGGTCTTCCTGGAGGAGATGCAGGCATCCTCCCGCGAGAGCCTGCGCAGCCGCCTGGCCTCCGAGCGCCTGGTGGAGGGGGTTACTTTTATCAGCAAGGACAGCGCGGCCGCCATTTTCCGCCGCGAGTTCGGGATGGAGGGCGCGCCGATGGCCGATCTTGAATTCCTGCCCGCGTCGTTCCGCCTGCGCATGCGCGCCGAGGTCGGCGTGCAGCAGGTTGACAGCCTGGTGGCCCAGGTGCGCAGCCTGGAAGGCGTGGAAGAGGTGGAATTCAACCAGCAGCTTCTGCAGATGATCCAGAGCCGCTTCCGCACGGTGGCCGTCGCGGGCTCTGGCCTGGGCCTACTCATCCTGCTTGCGTCCCTTATCCTTGTATTTAACACCATCCGCCTCACCATTTACGCCAAACGGGGACTCATCAGGGCCATGAAGCTGGTGGGGGCCACCAACGGCTTTATCCGGCGTCCATTTGTGGTGGAGGGCGTCCTGCAGGGCCTGGTGGCAGGGGGACTGGCCGTCGCCGTGGCGTGGGCGCTCTTCCAATACGCGGTGCCACGCTACATACCCCAGTTCGGGGTACTCTCGTGGCCTTTCGGACATTGGTACTGGCTCTGCGGAGGGATGCTGCTGCTCTCGGTGCTCATGGGTCTGCTGGGCAGCCAGCTTGGCGGCGCGCCGCTTCATACAGAAGACCTCCATCTCAGAGTAGGTTCGCCCGGGCGCAGGCCGCGGTAA
- a CDS encoding transcriptional repressor gives MAHPAKEETIDLVKEIFRSYLKEHNQRQTPERFMVLEEIYRSDGHFDADDIFFNMKNSGTRVSRATVYNTLDLLVECGLVQRHQFGKNQYYYERAYAYQQHDHIICRECGAVMEFCDPRIQEIKTMMEKMHDFKISGHSLHFFGNCSDIDTCERKEEIKNKKRQAVN, from the coding sequence ATGGCACATCCCGCGAAAGAAGAAACCATCGACCTGGTCAAGGAGATTTTCCGCTCCTATCTCAAAGAGCACAACCAGCGACAGACGCCTGAGCGATTTATGGTTCTGGAGGAGATCTACCGTTCAGACGGCCACTTTGATGCCGACGACATCTTCTTCAACATGAAAAATTCGGGCACCCGGGTCTCCCGGGCCACCGTCTACAACACCCTCGACTTGTTGGTGGAGTGCGGCCTGGTGCAGCGTCACCAGTTCGGCAAAAACCAGTACTACTACGAACGCGCCTACGCCTACCAGCAGCACGACCACATCATCTGCCGCGAGTGCGGCGCCGTCATGGAGTTCTGCGACCCGCGCATCCAGGAGATCAAGACTATGATGGAAAAAATGCACGACTTCAAGATCAGCGGACACTCCCTGCATTTCTTTGGCAACTGCAGCGACATCGATACCTGCGAGCGCAAGGAGGAGATCAAGAACAAGAAGCGGCAGGCTGTCAACTAG
- a CDS encoding long-chain fatty acid--CoA ligase gives MPIVVAFETLTELFWNLSEKNRDAGKAAFARKPSSDEPYETIGWERVTEDVMALAAWMTDWGVQPGDRVAILSENRYEWAVVDLALQTIGAVNVSLYTSLPPGQCQYILENSEAQLFFVSTGIQLKKAVQVFDDCPDLKQVVAFDAPKVEEYGEKPYVQLFEEVMDEGALLLPQYEEEIRRRSRAVEPQDLATLIYTSGTTGKPKGAMLTHRNIVSNIKAAHQRIHIDENDRCLSFLPLCHSFERTAGYYAMLAGGAEIYYAESVDTVARNMTEACPTIIISVPRLFEKIYNLVTQSVEEGSAVKQKIFEWALQTGRRYVDGERGLVSLQKTLADKLVFDKLKERTGGRIRFFVSGGAALPAKIGDFFMAAGLNILEGYGLTETSPVMCCNTYGNERMGTVGMVIPGVTVGIQRLENSEVVAHISGEEYPSELTSEEGEILCKGPNVMKGYWKNEEATREMIDGEGWLHTGDVGRFVDGRLKITDRIKHMIVNAGGKNVYPGPIEDMFKTSKWVDQMVVVGERKSYMAALIVPDFEALESHAESEDMDYSSTEELLAREEVQNIYKREIRRYSHDLASHEKIRDFRLLPEEFTVESGELTPTLKIKRRIVEDKYGELIEEIFREGL, from the coding sequence ATGCCCATTGTTGTCGCCTTTGAAACGCTGACGGAGCTCTTCTGGAATCTTTCCGAAAAGAACCGGGATGCCGGCAAAGCCGCTTTCGCCCGCAAGCCCTCCTCCGACGAACCCTACGAGACCATCGGCTGGGAACGGGTGACCGAGGACGTGATGGCCCTGGCCGCCTGGATGACAGACTGGGGCGTGCAGCCCGGCGACCGTGTGGCCATTCTGAGCGAGAACCGCTACGAGTGGGCGGTGGTGGATCTGGCCCTGCAGACCATTGGGGCGGTCAATGTCTCCCTCTACACCTCCCTGCCGCCGGGGCAGTGCCAATACATCCTGGAGAACTCGGAGGCGCAGCTATTTTTCGTTTCCACCGGCATTCAGCTCAAGAAAGCCGTTCAGGTATTCGACGACTGCCCGGACCTGAAGCAGGTGGTGGCCTTTGACGCGCCGAAGGTGGAGGAGTACGGGGAGAAGCCCTACGTACAACTCTTTGAGGAGGTCATGGACGAGGGTGCCCTGCTGCTGCCCCAATACGAGGAGGAGATTCGCCGCCGATCCCGCGCCGTGGAACCGCAGGACCTGGCCACGCTCATCTACACGTCCGGCACGACGGGCAAGCCCAAGGGGGCCATGCTCACCCACCGCAACATCGTCAGCAACATCAAGGCGGCCCACCAGCGCATCCATATTGATGAGAACGACCGCTGCCTCTCCTTTCTGCCGCTGTGCCACTCCTTCGAGCGCACGGCCGGCTACTACGCCATGCTGGCGGGCGGGGCAGAGATTTACTACGCGGAAAGCGTGGACACGGTGGCCAGGAACATGACGGAGGCCTGTCCAACGATCATCATCAGCGTGCCGCGGCTCTTTGAAAAGATCTACAACCTGGTCACTCAGAGCGTGGAAGAGGGTTCGGCCGTCAAGCAGAAAATCTTTGAATGGGCCCTGCAGACCGGCCGACGCTACGTGGATGGGGAGCGAGGGCTGGTATCCCTGCAGAAAACGCTGGCTGACAAGCTGGTTTTCGACAAGCTGAAGGAGCGCACCGGGGGACGCATCCGTTTTTTTGTGTCAGGGGGCGCGGCCCTTCCGGCCAAGATCGGCGATTTTTTCATGGCTGCGGGCCTCAACATCCTGGAGGGTTACGGGCTGACGGAGACTTCGCCGGTTATGTGCTGCAACACCTACGGGAATGAGCGCATGGGCACCGTAGGCATGGTTATTCCCGGCGTGACCGTGGGAATCCAGCGGCTGGAGAACAGCGAGGTGGTCGCGCATATCAGCGGTGAGGAGTATCCCAGCGAGCTTACCTCGGAGGAGGGGGAGATCCTGTGCAAGGGCCCCAACGTCATGAAGGGATACTGGAAAAACGAGGAGGCCACCCGCGAGATGATCGACGGGGAGGGCTGGCTGCACACCGGGGACGTGGGACGCTTCGTGGACGGGCGGCTCAAGATCACCGACCGCATCAAGCACATGATTGTCAACGCCGGCGGGAAAAACGTCTACCCGGGTCCCATTGAGGACATGTTCAAGACCAGCAAGTGGGTCGACCAAATGGTGGTGGTCGGTGAAAGAAAGTCCTACATGGCGGCGCTGATCGTACCCGATTTCGAAGCCCTGGAGAGTCACGCCGAATCCGAGGATATGGACTACAGCTCCACGGAGGAGCTGCTGGCCCGCGAGGAGGTGCAGAACATCTATAAGCGGGAAATTCGCCGCTATTCGCACGACCTGGCCTCTCACGAGAAAATTCGTGATTTCCGGCTGCTGCCCGAGGAGTTTACTGTAGAGTCGGGTGAGCTTACGCCCACCCTGAAGATCAAGCGCCGCATCGTGGAGGATAAGTACGGCGAGCTCATTGAGGAGATCTTCCGCGAGGGTCTCTGA
- a CDS encoding aminotransferase class V-fold PLP-dependent enzyme produces MRYGSPWMPWMHGGSQERRRRGGTLNVPGIVGLAKALELVMEERDHHLEHFRGLRERLIGGVSERYNGQVTFNCDPEHGVPHIINMGFSDGNGGGLDGEMLLLNLDMEGICVSNGSACTSGAVEPSHVLSGIGLDEAIANASIRISLGKDNTEEDVDYFLESLESDGPHDGHRRLN; encoded by the coding sequence ATGCGCTACGGATCACCCTGGATGCCATGGATGCACGGCGGCTCCCAGGAGCGCCGGCGTCGCGGGGGCACGCTGAACGTGCCGGGCATCGTGGGACTCGCCAAAGCCCTCGAGCTGGTGATGGAGGAACGCGACCATCACCTGGAACACTTCCGCGGGCTGCGCGAGCGGCTCATCGGCGGGGTGAGCGAGCGCTACAACGGCCAGGTGACCTTCAACTGCGATCCTGAGCACGGGGTTCCGCATATTATCAACATGGGTTTCTCCGACGGCAACGGCGGTGGCCTGGACGGAGAAATGCTGCTTCTAAACCTTGATATGGAGGGCATTTGCGTCTCCAACGGCTCGGCCTGCACCAGCGGGGCGGTGGAACCCTCGCATGTGCTTTCCGGTATCGGACTGGACGAGGCGATTGCCAACGCCAGCATACGCATCAGCCTGGGCAAGGACAATACCGAAGAGGACGTGGATTACTTCCTCGAGAGCCTGGAAAGTGATGGACCGCATGACGGCCACCGGCGGCTGAACTAG
- a CDS encoding aminotransferase class V-fold PLP-dependent enzyme produces MQTVYFDHAATTPVDERVLEHMKPYFTRHFGNANSTHQIGNEAKVAVEEAREKVAELIGAEPAEIIFTSGGTESDNAVIKGVMEATGKSEVITSPLEHHAVLHTVEDTKRRGHKPVYLEPDRRGLVSPAQVEEAITDDTALVTLMHVNNEIGSVNPISDISEICREHGVPLHSDTVQSVGKIPVDVDDLGVDFLSISGHKIYGPKAWA; encoded by the coding sequence ATGCAGACCGTTTATTTTGATCACGCGGCGACCACACCGGTAGACGAGAGGGTGCTCGAGCACATGAAACCCTACTTCACCCGCCATTTCGGCAACGCCAACTCCACCCATCAGATCGGCAACGAGGCCAAGGTGGCCGTGGAGGAAGCCCGTGAAAAGGTGGCTGAGCTCATCGGGGCCGAGCCTGCCGAGATCATCTTCACCAGCGGCGGCACCGAGAGCGACAACGCCGTCATCAAGGGCGTTATGGAGGCTACCGGCAAGAGCGAGGTGATCACCTCCCCCCTGGAACACCACGCCGTGCTGCACACCGTGGAGGACACCAAGCGCAGGGGACACAAGCCGGTCTACCTGGAGCCCGACCGACGCGGCCTGGTCTCGCCCGCCCAGGTGGAGGAGGCCATCACCGACGACACCGCGCTGGTCACGCTCATGCACGTTAACAACGAGATCGGTTCGGTGAATCCCATTTCCGACATCTCGGAAATCTGCCGCGAACACGGGGTACCCCTGCACTCCGACACCGTGCAGAGCGTGGGCAAGATTCCCGTGGACGTGGATGACCTCGGCGTGGATTTCCTGAGCATCAGCGGACACAAGATCTACGGCCCGAAGGCGTGGGCGTGA
- a CDS encoding DUF2207 domain-containing protein, translated as MRSKLDEGETELKELFKQHSSDFSGWFNDWKKQIKSHASDKGWIDRDSYTGAWYNAGVQVFLLLLSIASIYMAGPIGLLAALPSFALAIASLGIVRRTPEGETAYRNWNGYKKALKEAEDYAVGDELDTHFIYAVALGAGKESIESLLKANPGQVPNFGWIVVLNSTSGSPAALADTFQTLSATGSGLLRRRGGRGRRRFGRRSRRRWRGGSRLSRGLFNRGR; from the coding sequence GTGCGCTCCAAGCTCGACGAGGGGGAAACCGAGCTCAAAGAGCTCTTCAAGCAGCATTCCAGCGACTTCTCAGGCTGGTTCAACGACTGGAAGAAGCAGATCAAATCGCACGCCTCTGACAAGGGATGGATAGACCGGGATAGCTACACCGGCGCCTGGTACAACGCCGGCGTGCAGGTTTTCCTGCTGCTGTTATCCATCGCCAGCATCTACATGGCCGGACCCATCGGCCTGCTGGCCGCCCTGCCCTCCTTCGCGCTGGCCATCGCCTCCCTGGGCATCGTCCGACGTACGCCCGAAGGCGAGACGGCCTACCGTAACTGGAACGGCTACAAGAAAGCGCTCAAGGAGGCCGAAGATTACGCTGTGGGCGACGAGCTGGACACCCACTTTATCTATGCCGTAGCCCTGGGCGCGGGCAAGGAGTCCATCGAATCTCTCCTCAAGGCCAACCCGGGCCAGGTGCCCAACTTCGGCTGGATCGTGGTGCTGAACTCCACCAGCGGCAGCCCCGCGGCCCTGGCCGATACCTTCCAGACCCTGAGCGCAACCGGGTCCGGGCTCCTTCGGCGGCGCGGCGGGCGCGGCAGGAGGCGCTTCGGCCGGCGTAGCCGGCGGCGGTGGCGGGGCGGGAGCCGGCTGAGCCGGGGACTTTTTAACCGCGGTCGGTAA
- a CDS encoding DUF2207 domain-containing protein, with protein MRISGPGGPFVHENSERPGTFLVRRSDDMIDFRWFFEAEDERRTFTISYTLEEAVVVGPRWSEFFWTWLGDDRPKSNDSLSVRLDLPRAVPADSLHPWTRGVRDRITASAHDGGFELTARSIDDHESVRLRAVFPTSVFRRDSVSVNDAAFSLASARQDEQGYRERREEQEAYNAWLAGIGRKLAVLTAVLSIGAFVYFYRRWGSRHPVSGTGSDRASLVPPSREKPALVGWLLGNRTTTGGHLMATLLDLARRGYFNLRERSPEKEGWLTQEKPVFTIASTDKEPEADLLPWEADMLELRALQARRGGNRAQRALQAAFQRLLRLVQRLEEADQIARL; from the coding sequence GTGCGTATCAGCGGACCCGGGGGACCCTTCGTCCATGAGAACAGCGAGCGTCCCGGCACCTTCCTGGTCCGCCGCTCCGACGACATGATCGACTTTCGCTGGTTTTTCGAGGCGGAGGACGAGCGGCGCACCTTCACCATCTCCTACACCCTGGAGGAAGCCGTGGTGGTGGGACCCCGGTGGAGCGAGTTTTTCTGGACGTGGCTGGGCGATGACCGCCCGAAGTCCAACGACTCACTCTCCGTTCGGCTGGATCTGCCCCGGGCTGTGCCGGCCGACTCTCTGCACCCTTGGACGCGCGGGGTCCGCGACCGTATCACGGCCTCGGCACACGACGGAGGCTTTGAACTTACGGCCCGCAGCATCGACGACCACGAGTCGGTGCGGCTGCGCGCGGTCTTTCCCACATCGGTTTTCCGCCGCGACAGCGTGTCGGTGAACGACGCCGCTTTCAGCCTGGCCTCGGCCCGGCAGGACGAGCAGGGCTACCGGGAGCGCCGCGAGGAGCAGGAGGCCTACAACGCCTGGCTGGCGGGCATAGGCCGGAAGCTCGCTGTGCTGACTGCCGTGCTCAGCATAGGCGCCTTTGTATACTTCTACCGCCGCTGGGGCAGCCGGCACCCGGTGTCCGGCACGGGATCGGACCGCGCCAGCCTGGTACCTCCCTCCCGGGAGAAACCCGCGCTGGTGGGTTGGCTGTTAGGCAACCGCACCACCACCGGGGGACACCTGATGGCCACGCTGCTCGACCTGGCCCGGCGGGGTTACTTCAACCTGCGTGAACGGTCGCCCGAAAAGGAGGGGTGGCTGACACAGGAAAAACCGGTATTCACCATTGCTTCCACGGACAAGGAGCCTGAAGCAGACCTGCTGCCGTGGGAGGCCGACATGCTGGAGCTTCGTGCGCTCCAAGCTCGACGAGGGGGAAACCGAGCTCAAAGAGCTCTTCAAGCAGCATTCCAGCGACTTCTCAGGCTGGTTCAACGACTGGAAGAAGCAGATCAAATCGCACGCCTCTGA
- a CDS encoding lysophospholipid acyltransferase family protein — MRWLFRRRFDQVWLRQRYRPDSSSRTVYYLNHHSWWDGLIPLLLNEYRFGQRARAMMENRQMRRYPFFSRIGAFSVNRGNPRSALRSLRYAVESMRRPRACLFIYPEGTLTPPGSRMDFEGGLAWLHDRLAREELEVDFVPVALHMHTLRGSRPELHLSVGDAVRPDVPGDAEATGTVFERHWTTCWRSCAARQVSATPLSSAFPER, encoded by the coding sequence GTGCGCTGGCTTTTCCGGCGGCGCTTCGACCAGGTCTGGCTGCGCCAGCGCTACCGACCGGACTCCTCCTCACGCACCGTCTACTACCTGAATCACCACTCCTGGTGGGACGGGCTCATTCCCCTCCTGTTAAACGAATACCGCTTCGGACAGCGCGCCCGGGCCATGATGGAGAACCGTCAGATGCGCCGTTACCCCTTCTTCAGCCGCATTGGCGCCTTTTCGGTCAACCGCGGCAACCCCCGATCGGCGCTGCGCTCCCTGCGCTACGCGGTAGAATCGATGCGGCGCCCCCGGGCCTGTCTATTCATCTATCCCGAGGGCACCCTCACGCCGCCGGGAAGCCGCATGGATTTTGAAGGGGGACTGGCCTGGCTGCACGACCGGCTTGCCCGGGAGGAGCTGGAGGTGGATTTCGTGCCGGTGGCCCTCCACATGCACACGCTGCGCGGCAGCCGCCCCGAGCTGCACCTCAGCGTGGGCGATGCGGTGCGTCCGGACGTCCCGGGCGATGCCGAAGCCACGGGAACGGTCTTCGAAAGGCACTGGACGACCTGCTGGAGGAGCTGCGCCGCGAGGCAGGTTTCAGCGACGCCCCTTTCGAGCGCTTTCCCTGAGCGGTAG
- a CDS encoding peptidylprolyl isomerase, giving the protein MSQVEDGNTVKVHYTGTLDDGTVFDTSREREPLEFTLGNGQLIPGFEKAVIGMEVGESTEVSIESDDAYGERRDDLELDVSMSDLPDDIDPQVGMQLQMQQQDGNAIPVQITEVKDESVTLDANHPLAGQDLNFEIELIEISEEED; this is encoded by the coding sequence TTGTCCCAAGTAGAAGATGGCAACACTGTAAAAGTACATTACACCGGTACCCTGGATGACGGTACCGTGTTTGACACCTCGCGCGAGCGGGAGCCGCTGGAATTCACCCTGGGTAACGGCCAGTTGATCCCGGGCTTTGAAAAAGCGGTCATTGGCATGGAAGTCGGCGAATCCACCGAGGTCAGCATTGAATCGGATGATGCCTACGGAGAACGCCGCGACGACCTGGAACTGGACGTGTCCATGTCGGATCTTCCCGATGACATCGATCCCCAGGTGGGCATGCAGCTGCAGATGCAGCAGCAGGATGGCAACGCCATTCCCGTTCAGATCACGGAAGTGAAGGACGAATCCGTCACCCTGGACGCCAATCATCCCCTGGCCGGCCAGGATCTGAACTTCGAAATCGAGCTGATTGAAATCAGCGAAGAGGAAGACTAG
- a CDS encoding DUF971 domain-containing protein: protein MENSYRPREVEVENSEGELSVIWSDGHRSIFSLYGLRKNCPCVECRGGHGSMGAFDRSFFLVDPSANTSAMEFRVEDIRQIGNHAIRIYWNDGHSNGMYQWETLRKLCPCEACYPPEERGDANREEAGG from the coding sequence ATGGAAAACTCATACCGTCCCAGGGAAGTGGAGGTTGAAAACTCCGAAGGAGAGCTCTCTGTGATCTGGAGCGACGGCCACCGTTCGATTTTCTCCCTTTACGGACTGCGCAAAAACTGTCCCTGTGTGGAGTGCCGCGGGGGACACGGGAGCATGGGGGCGTTCGACCGTTCGTTTTTCCTGGTCGATCCTTCCGCCAATACCTCCGCCATGGAATTCCGGGTGGAAGACATCCGCCAGATCGGCAACCACGCCATCCGCATCTACTGGAATGACGGCCATTCCAACGGCATGTACCAGTGGGAGACCCTCCGCAAGCTCTGCCCCTGCGAAGCATGCTACCCGCCGGAGGAGCGCGGCGACGCAAACAGAGAGGAAGCGGGCGGCTAG